tcgtcaaggGCAAGCGGAGCAAGCGCCAGCGGGCGCACGCGGCGGTGGTCCCGATCgccgcgtcggcgacggcggaggaggaggagtccaTGGAGTCGTCGCTGTCGCTgtcgggcggcgccgcggcggaggggtcgtcgacgacgtcgccgttgttgacgacgacggccgcaCGGGGCGACGAGGCCGTGTCCGGGTGCGtcaccgaggaggaggaggacatggCGCTCTGCCTCATGCTGCTCGccagcggcggccacggcgagcGCGCGCCGGAcgccgaggcggtggcggcgaaggaggccaAGTTCCggagccggcggccggcggacggcgccggcgccggggagtTCGTGTACGAGTGCAAGACGTGCAGCAAGTGCTTCCCGTCGTTCCAGGCGCTCGGCGGCCACCGCACCAGCCACAAGAAGCCTCGCCTggtcgcgccgccggcggccatggaaccGGCAGCCGATGACAAGATCAAGCCGACCATCCCGGagacagccgccgccgccgccgaggagaagCCGCCCAAGCCATCGCCGCCACGACCACCGGCCTCGAGGCCGATCGCCACCGATCCAACAGTGCTCGCGATCCCGGTGATCCCGAAGCAAGAAGTGCTCGACGCCACCAACTCCGCCGCCATTGCCAGCGTCTCCAAGCAGCCACGTGTCCACGAGTGCTCCATCTGCGGCGCCGAGTTCGCCTCCGGCCAGGCGCTCGGCGGCCACATGCGGCGGCACCGCCCGCTCAtaccggcgtcggcgtcgtccgcGGTGGTGTCCGTGCTCGACGCCGTCGACGCGCCGAGGCAGAAGGAGAAGAGCCTCCTCGAGCTGGATCTCAACATGCCGGCGCCCTGCGACGACGCGACCgccgagacgacgacgacgtcgtccgccgccacctcgccggcgttCGCCTTCGCCGTCAGCGACAGGTCGCCGCTGCTGGTGCCGGCGGCGCTGGTCGGCTGCCATTACTAGCAGCACAAGCGACAGAGAGTAATTAAACACAAAATTCAATTCAAATTAGATATAATTCTCTGTTATTTCTCATTGCTTAcacacttcacacacacacacacacatacatactcTCTCTTGTGATctaaatatttttcttctttttcttcttcttcttcttttgccaTTCTAATTCCATTTGAATTTGTTCAAAAGATTGGGGAATTTGGAAAGGGTGATGTGAATTACAGCTACAGATGCTTGAAGTTTGACCTTTTGTGTGATTAATTCTATTGATTCATTCATTCACAGCTAATTAACCAGCTGGAGTACTGTCCCAATATATTCTGCTCTGTTTTTCCTCTTAATTAATTCTCTTATAATCACTAGTACAAATAGTACTACTACTTGATTTGATCAAAATTTGGATTGTTTGCACAAGATTTGATCAAATTAGGATGTGTGTGATGATGAGAGATTAGTAGTGATGAGTGCAAACGAGTGTAAAGTGGCAAGCAAGCAAGAGAGGGAAAGAGCTGGAAAAGGAGGCATTGTGCTCACGTAAAGGGAGtgatctctctatctctctttaGGTGTGTGCTATTAtgtgatctctctctcttccctctctttcaatgtccctctctctctctctacattgTTGTCATCTACTAATTAATCCTCCTTTTGGAGGGTTAGCTTGGGTTTGGTTTGGTTAATTGCTTTGCAAGGTGAACATGCCTAACCCCAACTCTTCAATGCCACATTGGGTGATCATCCTCTTGGATCCTCTATAGTTTCCCAACCTGTGGCACACCGTAAACTCACACATTCTCTCACACGAACTCGCACTATCGACATCGTGTTGAATTCGCAATTTCATCCATATACAATTCGAAATAGTTAGATTTCATGATGCACCGATAATTTCTCATGTTCAAAACAACACTAGCTCTATACAACAATCATATTTTTCTCCTCCTACTTATTTTCTCTGTAGCATTGCATCTTGCACGATAGCATATACCGTACACATCGTGTCACCAATCTTTTTCACGATTTTTTCACAACATTTTGTATGCGGTGCGAGTCTTACATATAGATACTATGTTGGTACGGTATTCCTTTCGAAACGTGTAGGAGGCTTGATGAAAGAGTGGCATTATTTTTCCACTGGAAACGTGTaagaggaaggaaggaaagagGAACAGCTAATGAATGGTTTGGATTGGAAGTGTGATTAGTTGGGTGATTAGGAGTGTGgttaggaggaggaggaggtggtggcggtgcaGAGAATCCGGGGTGAGCTCGTGCGGTGGGGGCAGTGGGGCCCACCCGGGGTTGGACAACGAGGCAACATGGTAACTAACTGGCACAGCTCTGCTCTGCTCCTGCCTGAAGGAAAGAAAAGAGTTGATGATCAGTGAGAGGCccccaactccaaccacctGCTTGCTAACAATGTGTTAACAGTACATGTTAGTGTGTTTGTGTTGCTCCTCCACTCCCTCCCCCAACTTATATTACTATACTACAACTATGTATATTCCCAATTTCTCATGGCTTCTAGTATTATTGCCATCTCAATGTGTGTTTGTTTACAATATTTTTGGCATTGCAATTCTAGTAGTGGTATTGCATATTTAGTGCAAAGAATATTTTTGCATTGGGTTGATGGAGTGAGTTTGATAGAAGACTAACGAAGATATCAAAAAAGAATGAAAAATGCTTGTATGATGACATTTTGTACAACTCGCGTTCGTTGATAACAGTTCATATAGCGGATCACTTGCCAGTGGTCTTTAGTTTAAAATTGTAACAACCGCTCTATT
This window of the Oryza sativa Japonica Group chromosome 4, ASM3414082v1 genome carries:
- the LOC4335039 gene encoding zinc finger protein ZAT5 — encoded protein: MGVQEEAALAAAVVKGKRSKRQRAHAAVVPIAASATAEEEESMESSLSLSGGAAAEGSSTTSPLLTTTAARGDEAVSGCVTEEEEDMALCLMLLASGGHGERAPDAEAVAAKEAKFRSRRPADGAGAGEFVYECKTCSKCFPSFQALGGHRTSHKKPRLVAPPAAMEPAADDKIKPTIPETAAAAAEEKPPKPSPPRPPASRPIATDPTVLAIPVIPKQEVLDATNSAAIASVSKQPRVHECSICGAEFASGQALGGHMRRHRPLIPASASSAVVSVLDAVDAPRQKEKSLLELDLNMPAPCDDATAETTTTSSAATSPAFAFAVSDRSPLLVPAALVGCHY